A segment of the Cutaneotrichosporon cavernicola HIS019 DNA, chromosome: 6 genome:
ATGGATTACCATTGACGACCATTCTGGCATCGATGACGGACGCGCGTCGCAAGGAACACGTGGAAGTCACGTGGATGGGTATTCGCCGTTTGTGGCACATGCTCTGTGGCAACCCAAATATTATTGGTTCTCACATCAGCCTCAATCTCGTGGCGTCTGTAAACATGGAgaccccacccacccacaaGCGTGTTCGCGCATGCCCATTGACGCGTAGGAAGTTGAAGTATGCCACGCGGGCCACTCTGCGCGATACAGCCGAGCCTGCCGCGCCCTCTCAGCGGGTAAAGCATAGAGGCTGGATGCTGGACACTCATGCGGTGAGTGACCCATGCCCGGTGAACGCGCACCGGACGAGCTCCCAGCGGCGACCGGCCGAGCTGAAATTGAATCGGTTGAATTGAGCAGCTGTTGGTGCAGGGAGTCGGGTCGTGGGCGTCTAAGATCGAGCAATCCCCCTTCTCTGGCGAGAGTTCGCTATCGGGGCGAGGCCCACAGAGTGCGGATAGGTTGTGCGggcgccgcgtccgcgtGCATCCTGAAGCTGCTCCATTCATCGAGTTCAATTGCTCAAGTTGCGCAGGTTGCCCGTGGATGCGATGCACGTATTGCGTATACTATAGACTACTACGCTGTACATGCATTCCTATCTTGATATCAGGCTTTCGCTCCTCACGTCTCCTTGCGTGCCCTGCCCGCCTCATACGGCACTCGCTACATTGTCTTGACGCCGCGACTCGCGGCggttctcgacctcgccctcgcaccAATCTGGCTGCCCGACTCACTCCGCTCACAGCGGCGTGACTAGACGTCGTGCGAGTACTGCACGAAATCCGTCTTAGTCCCAACTTTAGTGTAAAGCAACTGAGCGCGGTGGTTAAAGTGCTGCGTGTGCCAATAAACCCTCTTGATCCCCTTGGCCTTTGAATCGGCATAAACAAACTCCATGAGTTTACGCCCGGTCCCGACGTTCCGCTGCGCCTCGTCACTCCAAAGATCGTGGAGGTATACGACATCCTCGATCGAGCCCGTGTAGATGTGGGGCAGCCAGGTGACAAAGCCGATGACGTTTGCGCCGTCTTCCTTGTCGGAATCGACGGCCACGGCGCAATATACAGGCGAAGAGGGGTCCAGGAAACGGCGCCACTGTTCCTCAGTCACGTCGGCGGGGACGGTGCGCTTGTAGAACTGGTTGTAGAGCTCCCACCTGTCGAGGAATTGCTGCTTGTCGGCAGATTGGGCGAAACGGACGGTGACGGTcatggcggtggtggctgGGTGGGTGCGATGGTGGACTCAAGACGGCGCGATTCAGAGTTAGTCGACTTGTCTCATATATGATGTAGTTGTGGATTGCCCACCATTCATTCCGCCAACTTGAAACTTGGCTAAACGGAGATAACCGAATGTTGATCCCCGAGTTTATCCGGTGACACAGTATGATCACCATTCCTCGCTTGACCCGTCAACCACAACAAAGTTCGCATCAAGCGAGTCTGACTGAGCACGTACATATGTACCAGTCGACTCCCGCCCGACTCTGGCCTGACTCAACATGACGATGCACATACATCTACACATTATCTAGGCGAGTGGAGCGATTCCCAGCTCGTTTCGCATGCCTCGCACGTCACAGACCCTTCTCGcccgccttgccctcccTGATCGCGCGCGCTTCAAGCTCGCGCCACCAAGGAATAGCGCGCTTGtacgccgccgcagccggcCCAGGGAGAGCAGCATCGTACTTTCCATTCTCGCCCGGCGCACCTgcagcaccagcagccTCCACAGGTAGGGTAGAGCGTTCGCGCGCGTGTGCAGCTGCGACAAAGTCGTCGAATGGTATATTTGCCCGCGTCCTGTCTGATGCCCGTGCCCATCCCCATGCGGCCTTATACGCCACACCGACAGAGCACGCATTCGTCTGGGTCTCGCCCCacgccttcttctcagGATCATACTCGACCGCCTTGGAGACCGGGCAGCCCAGCGCGTCCGCCATGACGTTTAAGAGGGACTTGTTGCGGGCTGCCCCGCCGGCAGCGTATACGCGTGCGAGTCTGGCCGAGTCATCTTCAGAGAGGATGGCGGCGGAACGGGACGCATAGTTGAGCATCTGACATTGGAGGATTGCCAGAGCTTCCATCCCCACGTCGGTGAAAGCATCGACCCGcttcgccgtcgccgcatCAACACCCTCGTATTTGTATACTCCGTGGGCTCCAGAAGGCTATTGTCAGCTTTTGAGGGGACAAGTTGGAAATTGGAGAGCTCACGATAATGGCGGGGAGGAGCCACCAGAACGCCATGCGATTGAGCACTGCGTCCGACTCCTTCGGGCGGAGACGCTCAACCGCGGCGTTGAAGTCGTCCCACGACGATCCGCTAAAGTACTTGTGGCGCACGTGTTCGCGCGCAAGCGATCCATCTGCTGTCAGATCTAGTACACCCATCGCTCACTCTTATACACGAGCATGTTGAAGTATCGGAGCGGCTCGGACGTGTCTCTAGCGCTATCCTGAAttgacggcggcgcgatcATGGCGGGATGAAAGAAGGCGTGGAAGTCGGGGTGGGGGTTAtacgccgccgtcgagaCGAGGACAACATCACTTGTACCCAGCGAAACCatgccctccttctcgcggaGGGAGAAGGCGAGGAACGTAGCTGGGTTGTCTCCGGTGCCGGGGATGACAACACATTCAGGGTCGAAGCCGTAGCGCTCGACGAACCAGCGTCCAATGGTGCCGACGACACGTCCGCCGTCGGTCTCAACCCGACCAAGCTTACGggccagctcggcgccctcTCCAGGCGCGATGACGTCCAGCACAGCCTGGCTCCAGCCACGCCCAGGACTTGCCATGTCCCACAAGTTCATGCCGCATGCGTCACTCTCGTCGATGCCCTTGACCTCGCCATCTGCACAGAGCAGAGTGGTGACGTAGCTCGACACGAGCGAGATACGGTCCGTCACCGCGTACGCTTCGGGAAAATGGGTGCGGAATCGCATGATCTGCGACGCCGTGAAGCGTGTGTGGGCCTTGGATCCCGTAATCCTCGCGAGCTCGTGAGCGCCCCCAacgccggcctcgagtgCCTTGCACTCCTCTACGGTGGACGAGTCCTGCCAATTGGGAATGATGTCGCGCGAGAATGCGCCCTTCATCTGGGGTGCCATTGGCTGCCCAGGATCAagcgaggagaggagagcaCTCGCTTCCTTTGACCAGTACACCGAGGCGTGTTGCTACGTCAGCTCTGTTGATGGGTCCTCCCTCACCTGTCCAGCGGCCGAGACGGCCTTGATGTTCTGGATCGGCCACTTGGCCTCTTTcatgcggtcgaggagaatATCGAGTGCCTCGATGGGCTGCATGACTGGCGAGAAAACCTCTCCGCTCCCTTCAGACCCATGgagcacgccgccgcgggTATTGAAGTGCGCGAGGTCCGGGTCGAACcgcacctcgacctcggagaggacgccaaggtcctcgtcgagaagcGAGGCTTTTAGAGCCTGCGTCGAGCTGTCGAAGCCTAGGAAGAGGTTGCCCATGTTAGTGAGTGAGTGGtgaggggagaggagaggagaggagaggagaggagaagagaTAGTGAGGCATATAAGTATGAAGAGGGGTTTGATGTCAACTTGGTTGTTGGGCCATGCCATTATCCGACGTCATTATGGCTTGTGCCGGAAACCCCCCGGAAATGCGCCGGGGGTGGGTCACCCTGTTCTGTTTACTTGATAGCCTGTTTGAAATCGGAACAACCGGATTGTTTGGTTCCGCATTCAGCTTGAAATGATGCTTGACACTCGACTCTGGACACTCTCAAAGATCTTGAGTCGTATGGAACACGTCAAGACATCCAGAAACGTACAAAACAACCATGCTCGGTGAGTAACGCCCAGGGGGAACGTGCAAAGCCCGCAATCCGCGGCCTGACGGTGATCGGGCAACATTCCTCCGTTGCCAAACCACGTTTGGTGACGCTGTGCGAGTTGTACAACAACGGTCACACCCTCATTGATGGCGTCCTCTGGCTGCCCGTGAACGCTAACATTGTTCTTGCTGGGCCGGGGCGGTGTTCAATGGCACCGAGTTAGTCACCATTCAGCCTTGAGCCATTTGGGTGGTTGAAATGTACCTGATGCAGCGCTGGGGCGGATTGATGGTAGGTAGAGTTGGTTGACTGGACTGGAAACGATTAGGGCTTGATTCATCATTACCCCTTTTCCTCTTCCCGAACCTTTGAACACCGTCATCTCATTCCCAACAGCCTTCTCTTGGAAACACACTCATCTCTACTCATCTAAACACTTGTACTTAAGCCTCATTGACGATACCTCTTCTCTCATCCACATCCAAACGGCAACGGCATGACACGGACCAACCCGAAACGGCGGTGCGTGCGGCCATTTGTCGCCACCCGAGTCCCCTCAccttcgccctcgccctcacctGCGCTCACGCCCCAACCTCCAGAAGATAACGAAACTGCCGCCGTGGTCAAGTACCTCGAGGCACGGGGATTCACATCAGCGCTTGCCGCGCTCATTGCggacctcgccaacgagAAGACAAGTGAGGTGgcatcctcctcaaccgCCTCTTTGGTTTGGGGGAACGACGACATCGTCGCTGAGATCGtctccttcctcggcaTGTCTGACTTACGAACGTGCCTCACCATCTCCAAGACATTGTAAGTTGCCTCACAAACCGAGTTGACTTAGTTGccgtgccgccgcgccgcggctGTACAAGTGCCTACGCGTACAGCTTCTGAACTGCTActgccgccctcctcctaACCGGGATATGGACCTCGTGACGCGCTGCACGACAGCCGTCGAGCTCTTTCCTCACCAACACGTTCAGCACTTTGTCAAGCCACTGGACGTGCCGCGTATCCGCACTCTTGTGCTCAATTATGATCCCAACGCGAAAGCTGAGATGATGACGGGCAAAGGTTCATCGCTGCACATGTGCAGGCTCTGCCCTAATGAGGCGCCGAAAGCGCCGCGCGTCGTGGTGCGGCCCATCGCGGGCCTCTTTCGAGGAAGGAAGCCCGCCACTGTGATTCTGGTGCCTACCTCGGACGCCCGAGACACCGACCACACCCACCATGCCTCGACCATTGCGCCGGAGACAGTTGTGCACATCGCGCGGATGACGAGTCAGACAAAGTACTCGCGCCCGCATTGGTATTGGAAGTCCCCGCGCACTCCGCAACCCAATCCCTCACGCGCCATCACcttcgtcctcctcccgatCATGTGGGACCACGGGCCGGTGGGCAACCGTCGCCCTCCGTGGGGCGAGGCGAAGAGTATCGGCAATCTGGGCACCTCGCTCATTGTCGCGCTGAGCGAATACGCACTCCAGTTCGGTGACCACCGTATCACCATCGTGGGTCTAGAGGACGCAAACCCTTTCGCGAAGGCCGAGCACTGGGACGCGCGCGTTGAACGGCGCAAACtgttcgaggacgagtttCGGGAAACGCTCGAAGGGACGATGCTGGTCGATCACCGCTTTGGGGTATGGAACGGCGAAGAGCGCGAGTGGCGCTGCGAGAGCATCACGCTCACGACTTTCGCAGACTACCTACGGTCAGGGGCTtggggggaggagatggactGGCAGCTTGTTGGGCGGTGGCTCAACTCGTATGAACTGCGCGAGTGCAACGTGCTCGGCACGCTGGCGCCGAAGCCCAAGACCCGCAAGGGCCGTGGTAGAAAGCGCAAGATTGTGAGCCacgactcggacgccgCGAGCGACaacag
Coding sequences within it:
- the HPA3 gene encoding uncharacterized protein (peptide-lysine-N-acetyltransferase activity); the encoded protein is MTVTVRFAQSADKQQFLDRWELYNQFYKRTVPADVTEEQWRRFLDPSSPVYCAVAVDSDKEDGANVIGFVTWLPHIYTGSIEDVVYLHDLWSDEAQRNVGTGRKLMEFVYADSKAKGIKRVYWHTQHFNHRAQLLYTKVGTKTDFVQYSHDV
- the xkiA gene encoding uncharacterized protein (FGGY family of carbohydrate kinases, C-terminal domain), with the translated sequence MGNLFLGFDSSTQALKASLLDEDLGVLSEVEVRFDPDLAHFNTRGGVLHGSEGSGEVFSPVMQPIEALDILLDRMKEAKWPIQNIKAVSAAGQQHASVYWSKEASALLSSLDPGQPMAPQMKGAFSRDIIPNWQDSSTVEECKALEAGVGGAHELARITGSKAHTRFTASQIMRFRTHFPEAYAVTDRISLVSSYVTTLLCADGEVKGIDESDACGMNLWDMASPGRGWSQAVLDVIAPGEGAELARKLGRVETDGGRVVGTIGRWFVERYGFDPECVVIPGTGDNPATFLAFSLREKEGMVSLGTSDVVLVSTAAYNPHPDFHAFFHPAMIAPPSIQDSARDTSEPLRYFNMLVYKNGSLAREHVRHKYFSGSSWDDFNAAVERLRPKESDAVLNRMAFWWLLPAIIPSGAHGVYKYEGVDAATAKRVDAFTDVGMEALAILQCQMLNYASRSAAILSEDDSARLARVYAAGGAARNKSLLNVMADALGCPVSKAVEYDPEKKAWGETQTNACSVGVAYKAAWGWARASDRTRANIPFDDFVAAAHARERSTLPVEAAGAAGAPGENGKYDAALPGPAAAAYKRAIPWWRELEARAIREGKAGEKGL